From the genome of Sebaldella sp. S0638, one region includes:
- a CDS encoding ClbS/DfsB family four-helix bundle protein, with product MPRPTTKDELLSLSNKNYHKLTDLVDSLSKEEQEMNFPFEDRDKNIRDVLGHLHEWHLMMIKWYTTGMKGEKPVIPAEGYTWKTLPDLNAVIWKKYQNVSLKDIRKKLDNSHHEIEKIIKSHTNDELFTKKLYPWTKTTSLGAYFVSSTSSHYDWAIKKIQKFTKSLK from the coding sequence ATGCCAAGACCGACAACAAAAGACGAACTTCTTTCGTTAAGTAATAAAAATTATCATAAATTAACAGATTTAGTGGATTCTCTCTCAAAAGAAGAACAGGAAATGAATTTTCCTTTTGAGGACAGGGATAAAAATATAAGGGATGTATTAGGACACCTTCATGAATGGCATCTTATGATGATAAAATGGTACACAACAGGTATGAAAGGTGAAAAGCCTGTTATTCCGGCAGAAGGCTATACATGGAAAACTCTTCCCGATTTAAATGCTGTTATCTGGAAAAAATACCAGAATGTAAGTCTGAAAGATATCAGAAAAAAACTTGATAACAGCCATCATGAGATAGAAAAAATAATAAAAAGCCACACTAATGACGAACTTTTCACAAAAAAACTTTATCCGTGGACAAAAACTACTTCTCTTGGTGCCTACTTTGTTTCAAGTACTTCCAGCCATTATGACTGGGCAATAAAGAAAATACAAAAGTTTACCAAAAGCCTTAAATAA
- a CDS encoding BglG family transcription antiterminator: MLNQREMNILKYLIKKPSSRYKELAEIFQISERTIRYNVDKINLFLHKSKLEEIQIKNGNLFFNTEQELSGINSSLNNSYILNQKERTEILKLLFCFSRDINLTKAADYLKVSRTTIKSDFEILKNEIKDINFSIKYRQNKGFYISGSKKHIRSFRLEIFSKFISIYIKELYLSNFDKIIYELFQNNIPEKSGQQINCFIRELEKKFSLNFSNNSYEILYSLILCFLVNDKSDTVSKQSDYDSINSSFLESTKEYAVVRDTSKEFSELISIKFSKYRIIEITDYILGISLCNFDISLVNNWINVEFLVQSLIANFNKYLEIDISGDKTLFNCLLYHIKPTLYRITKKIKLENTAFRELIINQDPTLEIVKNAVNDMEKALNIEFTEEELALLAYHFKASIERNTYVYPKKVILVCGLGYGSSRLLEQNLKEHYNLDIVDVLPYHQLEDALKNYNNIELIFTTINIKNNYGIPVIKISPLLKKEDIEEIEKYNILKNDNKISLIKLMDVIEKNVTLDTRDKENLIAGIRENFSHKIIDDSEIKPENFHNLINENNIKIIDRLDSWSDAIRVSGELLIKQNYVTENYIDEMKELVERFGSYIVVADGIAIPHGAIGKNVINDGAALLILKEAVKFDDGEMVNIFIPFATRGKKLHSKLLNEIFDIIKRKELKDILLSLETEQEITEYLNH; this comes from the coding sequence ATGCTTAATCAAAGAGAAATGAATATTCTAAAATATTTAATAAAAAAACCATCCTCCAGATATAAAGAACTGGCGGAGATATTTCAGATATCCGAAAGGACTATCAGATACAATGTGGATAAAATTAATCTGTTTCTTCATAAGAGCAAACTTGAAGAAATACAGATAAAAAACGGGAACTTATTTTTTAATACTGAACAGGAGCTTTCTGGGATAAATTCTTCATTAAACAATTCATATATCCTGAATCAAAAAGAAAGAACCGAGATTCTGAAACTGCTTTTTTGTTTTTCAAGAGATATTAATCTCACTAAGGCAGCAGACTATCTAAAAGTCTCAAGAACTACCATTAAAAGTGATTTTGAAATTTTGAAAAATGAAATAAAAGATATCAATTTCAGCATTAAATACAGACAGAACAAGGGTTTTTACATCAGCGGAAGCAAAAAACACATCAGAAGTTTTCGGCTGGAAATATTCTCAAAATTTATTTCCATATATATAAAAGAACTTTATTTATCGAATTTTGACAAAATTATTTATGAACTTTTTCAAAATAATATTCCTGAAAAATCAGGACAGCAGATAAACTGTTTTATCCGTGAACTGGAAAAGAAGTTCTCCCTGAATTTTTCGAATAACTCTTACGAAATACTGTATTCCCTTATTCTATGTTTTTTGGTAAATGACAAAAGCGATACTGTTTCCAAGCAGAGTGACTATGACAGCATTAACAGTTCCTTTTTGGAAAGTACAAAAGAATATGCTGTGGTCAGAGACACATCAAAGGAATTTTCGGAATTGATCAGTATAAAATTTTCAAAATACCGGATCATTGAAATAACTGATTATATCCTTGGAATAAGTTTATGCAACTTTGATATTTCACTGGTTAACAACTGGATAAATGTGGAATTTCTGGTTCAGAGCCTTATAGCTAATTTTAACAAATATCTGGAAATAGACATCTCCGGGGATAAAACTTTGTTTAACTGTCTCTTATATCATATCAAGCCTACATTATACAGGATAACTAAAAAAATCAAACTGGAAAATACTGCTTTTCGTGAATTGATAATTAATCAGGATCCCACACTGGAAATTGTAAAAAATGCCGTGAATGATATGGAAAAAGCCCTGAATATAGAATTTACCGAAGAAGAACTCGCTCTTCTTGCATACCACTTTAAGGCATCAATAGAACGAAATACATATGTATATCCAAAAAAAGTTATTCTTGTATGCGGTCTGGGTTATGGAAGTTCACGCCTTTTGGAACAGAACCTCAAAGAGCATTACAACCTTGATATAGTTGATGTTCTCCCGTATCATCAGCTGGAAGATGCATTGAAAAATTATAATAACATCGAGCTTATATTTACCACTATTAACATAAAAAATAATTACGGGATTCCTGTTATCAAAATTAGTCCCCTTCTAAAAAAGGAGGATATAGAAGAAATTGAAAAATACAATATTTTAAAAAATGATAACAAAATTTCTCTTATCAAGCTGATGGATGTTATTGAAAAAAATGTAACTCTGGACACCAGAGACAAAGAAAATCTAATAGCCGGAATAAGAGAAAACTTCAGTCATAAAATTATAGACGACTCAGAAATAAAACCTGAAAATTTTCATAACTTAATTAATGAAAATAATATAAAAATTATTGACAGACTTGACAGCTGGTCTGATGCAATAAGAGTTTCCGGGGAACTTCTGATAAAACAAAATTATGTTACCGAAAATTATATAGATGAAATGAAAGAACTTGTAGAAAGATTCGGTTCATACATAGTGGTCGCTGACGGGATTGCGATTCCCCACGGGGCAATAGGAAAAAACGTAATCAATGACGGTGCTGCACTGCTTATTTTGAAAGAGGCTGTTAAATTCGACGACGGTGAAATGGTAAATATTTTTATTCCTTTTGCCACACGCGGGAAAAAGCTTCATTCAAAACTGTTAAATGAAATTTTTGACATTATAAAAAGAAAAGAACTGAAAGATATACTTCTGAGTCTTGAAACAGAACAGGAAATAACAGAATATCTAAATCATTAA
- the deoC gene encoding deoxyribose-phosphate aldolase, translating into MKKIDKKAEEMDLKELALYIDYSVLKPEFTKEEIISLTKDGVRLGCATICINPGYLELCSPFVKDSVTTLCPVCDFPFGTSSTESRLKQIETAAKYDTVKEIDIVANFGLIRSGDYEAVTKDLKACADTAHKYGKELKVIFETDALNEEQIRKTCRCCINAGVDFIKTSTGFLTGFEAHGATPEVIKIMMEEVGDKCKIKGSGCIRTREHFLTLINMGIDRMGIGYKSVPVVLGMEK; encoded by the coding sequence ATGAAAAAAATTGATAAAAAAGCCGAAGAAATGGATTTGAAAGAATTAGCTCTGTACATTGATTATTCTGTACTAAAACCGGAATTTACAAAAGAAGAGATTATAAGTCTGACTAAAGACGGAGTTCGGTTAGGCTGTGCCACAATCTGCATTAATCCAGGTTATTTGGAGCTTTGCAGTCCTTTTGTAAAAGACAGTGTGACAACATTATGTCCTGTCTGCGATTTTCCCTTTGGTACAAGCTCCACGGAGTCAAGGCTGAAACAAATAGAAACAGCTGCAAAATACGATACTGTGAAAGAAATCGATATTGTAGCTAATTTCGGGCTGATCAGAAGCGGCGACTATGAAGCAGTGACAAAGGATCTGAAAGCCTGTGCAGATACAGCACACAAATACGGAAAAGAATTAAAAGTGATTTTTGAGACTGATGCTCTTAATGAAGAGCAGATAAGAAAAACATGTCGGTGCTGTATTAATGCCGGTGTGGATTTCATTAAGACAAGTACAGGTTTTCTCACAGGCTTTGAGGCACACGGGGCAACCCCGGAAGTTATTAAAATAATGATGGAGGAAGTGGGGGATAAGTGCAAAATCAAAGGCAGCGGGTGTATTCGCACAAGAGAACACTTCCTTACACTGATTAATATGGGAATTGACCGTATGGGCATTGGTTATAAATCTGTTCCTGTTGTTCTGGGGATGGAAAAATAA
- a CDS encoding AbrB/MazE/SpoVT family DNA-binding domain-containing protein yields the protein MSNIIKIGNSYGTLISKEILDSLNIKSGDEIDFEIKDNGILIKKHDKAAF from the coding sequence ATGTCAAACATAATAAAAATAGGAAATTCTTATGGAACTTTGATATCAAAGGAGATCTTAGATAGTTTAAATATAAAATCAGGAGATGAAATTGATTTTGAAATTAAGGATAATGGAATCTTAATAAAAAAACATGATAAAGCAGCTTT